The nucleotide sequence actaatccagaatatgttgtctgaagtttagaagaatgaggtgtaaTTTTGttgaaacagaaaattctgaaggggcttacctttgaattttctttttaataatgGTGTGCAGTTTCAAGGTAATCATTCAGGACTGAGGAGAAATTTATGAATCTATGTAATTCTATGCCCACACAGCCAAATGCAccaacattgaataaatttaaggctCATTGGATAAATTTAGAACTGTGTGGATTTTTTTCACTTCAGAATTGAGAAATGTGGTTGGGAAAGATGGTATTGAGGCAAAAGATTAGTCATGGAATATTGAATGATACAGCAGGCCCAAAAAAACCACCTACCTATTACTCTTGCTTCTTATTGTCTTAAGCCACATAAAAATAGACCAGGAATcttgtttctttccctaaaatgCGGAACCAGGTTGGATGTTACAGTAATACATAAACTTATAAGATCCTTTTATTGGCACCAATTTTGTATTTCCAGACTTGTTTTGCTTTTGGAAGCTCAGTTCAGATCCTCGGTctactgtgatgggatttgaacccttatATATTGGGATTGCCCACTCATGGTCATTTCAGTGATTGATGACTGAGTCTGATTTGGAGAGTTCTGGGCCACTAACCGTAAGAATTGGAGCAGAAATAGGTAATTCGTCTTTTGAATCTGCTTCATTgtttgatatgtttttcaacaccatttccctgccttCTCTCCGTAATCCTTATCCCCTTACCTGTTAAGAAaccatttatctctgtcttaaatgcacttaaatgtcttggcctctacagcctctGTGGCAACGAGTTCCATGATTCACTACCCgccggctgaagaaatttctcctaatctcagttcTAAACGATCATCCTTTCGTTCTGAGGCTGTGTCCCTAGATAACCTAATTCTCTCCTTGTGGAggcatcttctccacgtccactcacTCCAGGCCTCTtggtattctgcaagtttcagtgagatccccctcctccttctaaactccatcaagtacagacagaGTTTTGAACCGCTCCTTCTATGACAAGCTCTTTGCCCTGGGATCATTTGCTTGAACCTCCTGTACACTATGTCCAAGGTAAATGCATCCTTCCTTCAATAGGTGGTTCAAATGcagtttgaccagagccttattcaACCTCAGTAGTACATTTCTGCACTTGTATTCAAACCTTTTTGAagtgaatgccaacattgcatctgtcttcctaattgccaactgaagcTGTATGGTAACCTTATTAGAATTCTGAACTAAtcctcccaagtccctttgtacttcagatttccaaagcatttctccgtttagaaaatagactatgtcttttcttcctaccaaaatgcgaAATCTCATATATGGAATGCTGTacttcagaaggcagtggaggccgagtctctggatactttcgagagagagagagatggatagagctcttaaagacagtggaatcaagggtaatgaagataaggcaggaacaggttactgattgtggatgatcagccatgatcataatgaatggctcgaagggccaaatggcctactcctgcacctattgtctcatGCTtgtccacattgtattccatctgccacttctttgcccactctcctaacctgtccaagtccttctgcaacatCCCCGCTCCCTCAacatgtgtcatctgcaaactaagcaACAATGCCCTTGGTtgctttgtccagattgttaaggTTGTTAATATGCAAATTTCCTAGCTCTTAGGTTCTGGATGTGATATCTTTTGCATCAACAGAAGTTTTCTACGCAAACAAGTTGGGTATTGAGCATATCACTCAGGCCAAAAAGCTTTCTTCCCCATTATGTTGCTGTGAAATACCTGACAGACATAGTTGAGATATGGCAAACTCCAATTTAAATACCCAGTGGCAAAGATGTATTTTTGAGGGAAATGTGTAGGATGCATTTTACAGCATGCAAACCCTAAACAAATGTCACCACATTCACAGGCAAGGTAAAAGAAATAGTCTCTATTCTTCAAAACCTGCaaaacctctcactttcccataTCGTGTTCCATCTACCACTACTTTGCCCTCTCTCCTAGTTTGTCCAAGTCCTCCTTCAGCTGCTCCACTTTCTCAGCGATTCTTGCTCCTCCACCTGTCTTTGTCCAGACCATTAATGTACAATGCAAATAGTTCCAACATGGACTCCCgtggaactccattagtcactggctgccatccttaAAAAGTCcactttctgccagtcagctaatcctttATCCATGTAAGTACCTTGCCCTTAAAACCATTGACTGTTttcttagcagcctcctgtgtggcaccttgtcaaaggccttctggaaatccaaatcgatctcatccactggctctccattGTCTAATTTGTTCATTACCTACTCAAAGACTTCCAAAGAATAATAAGATTTGTTAgccatgacctccccttgatgaagctgtgctgactccaCCCTATTTTACCgtgcacttccaaatactccgcaatctcatccttaacaatgaactcttaaaatcttaccaacaactgacatcaggctaactggcctatagtttcctgtcttctgcctccctcccttcacacatgtgcacacacatatgTTGGTGTTACATttaccattttccagccatcaaTCTCTGATTCCAGTGATTCTTGAATCAGATTCCTTCAGAACTCAGGTTGGTTTATTTACCATCAGACCTTTCAACTTACCCAGCATCTTTGCCTTCgtgatggccactgcactcacTTCTGTtacctgactctcttgaagttctggtgtcTTCTACTTtgaaaactaatgcaaagtacCTAATTCAATTCCTCCACCTACCTTATTTTCTAGTCCAATGTGcactctgcctctctctttaCCTTTTCGGTATCTTAAAAACCTCTTGCAATCTTTTTTattattactagctagcttactcttaCATTCAACAGTGACCTGCTGATTGATGAATTCTGTTGAGTAAAGTGTCACTGTGACTCGATATTCCCACTTGGTTTCAGCAATCTGCAAAGAGATGTCTTGATGGATTTGCCTGTGTCAAACAAGCAGTTGCAGTTTACTAGTGTTCTGTATATGTGGATTGTGTCGGTTTTGTTCCTTTTTTGCAGCAGATGCCAAACTACTTGGGCATTACGATGGCTTAGTGGTTGCCACTGCTGCCtctgcgccagggacccgggttcaattccagcctctggcaactatccgtgtggagtttgcacattctccctgtgtctacatgggtttcctcagagtgctcaggtttcctcccgcagtccagatatgtgctggttaggtgaattggccatactaaattgcctgtagtgttcaaggatgtgtgggttaggtacattagtcaggggtaaatataggataatagagtaggggaatgcgtctgggtggattactcttcggagggttggtgtggacttgttgggtcgcagggcctgtttccacactgcaggaattctacgATTCTACTTTGCCAGTTCATCTCCAAATGAGACTGTGCACATCAGAAACCATGGCTGGTCTGGCTACATTCCTGCCTTTCTCTGAATTAACAGATCCCAATAGCAGGAAATGTGTTTCCTGCTTCACTGGGGTGGTTGGCAGTTAATAGTAACCAAGCACTCTGCCTCCAATAATTCTGAAAGTGTGTGTGATTGAGACGGCATGTTGTGCTTGGATGTGGAGCCATTGTAGTTGGAATTTATTGATGGTACAGGTGAGTATGAGCTTTTATTGTAAAGAAAGTTAGAATCCATTAAGGAATCCAAATAGATGCCATCATTAAATTCTATCAGCATTCATGAAGATGGGAAGCTTTGAATTTAACATTCTTTTCCCCATCAGCTGAGTTAACTTTTATTTAGAAGgctgtcacaatctgtcagacaTCTATGATTCCTCATTCAGAGATTTATGTTGCTACAAGATCCATAGTGCATTTATTATCAAATGCATCTAACATGACCTTTGCTAGTTCAGTAATAATTGTTGACgagaggtgagagggaagagtGCTCATACTTTAGGGCTGCTTTTCATTGCAACTGCTGTATTTCAGTTTATTGTAGCTTAATGAAAAGTCTAGTCTCATCAGGGTTTCTGGATGACCGAAAAGTGTCTCGTGTTCAATATTTGGTTACTAACCCATCAGTAGAAGCAGCACTGAATGAACAGCTATTCACTTTGTGATGATGCTATGTTAGCAGAAATCAGGTCTTCTCTTCCGATGTTGCTTTATtgtctttctttctcatttgctCCTGTGTCCTCAATCTTTCAAAGACCTTAATCCATATCTTGTCCAACTGCGCACAAGTCTTTGAATGTTGACAGGCTGTTTGAGTGTATGAATTTATCGAGGAGCTGACAATTCCTCATCTGATcgaatctgaattttttttagccgagatcatagagtcatactgcacggaaacagacccttcagtccatctcactACACTGGCCACgtatcccaatctgacttagtcccattttccagcacttggcccatatccctccaaacccttgctattcatgtacccattcaaatacctttttaaatgttataattgtacaagcctccacctcctctagcaactcattcaaTGCACTCCaagcttctgcatgaaaaagttattctttaggtgctttttaaaatctttccccttaatcctgtgccctctagttttagactccctccaccctaggaaaaatgGGCAAATTTTCAAATGATAAAAGAATGAAAGGGTGACGAGTAATGTTGGTTCACTGATTTATAATCTAGAGCATTTTGTCTGAAAGGGTGTTGGGAGCAGATTCTGTCATCGGTTCAAAGGAAATtgaatacatgaaaaggaaagcttTTGCAAGGTTAAGGGAGTAGTTTGAGTGGTCATCTCCTCTGATCTCCAAAAGCCTAATTGGACAATCGGGAGAAGATCCAAAGCAgcctgattttcttttcactctccccaccccaagaAGCATCTATTGATGGAGTTTGTTGAAGAAGGTACGTTTTATGAATATATTATTCCTGGTTCAAGTTAGTAATTGAGGGGTAATTTATTTTAGTTCTGGAAAGATTAAAGTTATAAAAGTGAGGGACTTAAAATACTGGGCTGTAGGCATTTACAGCTAAAGGAATGGCATTTCAGAAAGTTAAATGTTTGTTTAACCAACTCAGAATAGAAGAGATGGCACTATAATACAGCAAGTGGGCTGGCTTAGCTATGAAGAACTGAAGACACAACATCCGCAATCCTTGCAACAAGggagattttaaatttttttgggGAGTTAAATGCTCAACTGGTTAGAATTCCatgaatgctgaaatgttgtgaaGCCACTTATTTCGCCAAATCaaagaagaaattgtaaataaataatttaaaagctGATTCGAGGGCATTTGAAATGGGTAGAGTTTAGACGATCTCTAGTTTCGGTTTATCTGGTTGTTTGCTGCAGGAGTTAGTTTTGGATCGTGTATGGTTTGCAGCTCACAGAGAAGATAGCCACAGTAGCTGACAGTCTATTCTGTGAACAAAGTAAAAGTCTTACCTTGGTTCACTGTGTAGAATATGGGTGGGgcttattttctgttttctgtttgagGGAATAGAAAGTGAATGTTTATCTAGTTGAATTAGAAGATAATAATCTACACTGTGCCCCACAGATTcttgtttaaaataaagaaatttgCTGAATAAGCTGAGTAGTATTGATAAAGTAAACAGAAGAAGGGATCAAAGTATTCACAGTCATAGATGGTAAATTAAAGTTATGCACCTGAGAATAGTTGGAGCTGGGACAACGTGAAGATCACCATGATTCTTTGGAGGCTTAATTACAGTTGTTCCctacaaacattttttttaaaccttttaaaAATTGATCTGTCTTGGAGAATGCTTAACTAAAGTAGGGAGTAAACCCAAGTTCATTACATAGTTATAaactatattaatcaaaacaaaatctattCACTTATAATAACTGTTATAATAACTGAATATTCCCTGTTACCATGCTGGTAGAGGACATTAGCATTACCTCATTAATGTCCAAGGAAACCTGCTCTGCTTAGTGCTCAGCTGTCTCACTCCCCACTTGTTGCTTCATCAGTGTTGCCCTCCCACATTCGGTGCCCTGCTTGACGTGCTATAGAGCACAGTAGTGAGTGCGATGAAGTCAGTGAAGGATGAGGAGCAGGTCGTGCAAGTATTCAGAGTGGGGTAGTGAAAGAATTAGGATCCCAGAATTGATTTTGTTTAAACCTTTGCAAGAACATATATTTTCTATTGCTCCTCTCCTTTAGTGCAGACACCTTGCTGTTGTGTTTTGCTGGCCATTGATGAAACAGGCACTACCACTGCATGGTGATGAGTGTCCCTCCTGCAGTTCTGATGGCAGTAATCACACCAATACTATAAAGTTTGCTTACTTTCTAAAACAGAAGTGAAATATTTTTGATACATTTTGCTAAAACAGAATATTttcggatttttttttaaaaaaacattattggTCCCTAACTAGATCATAAGTGGTTAGAGGTTTGGTTGTAATGTAAATGCTGACAttgattagatgggctgaatggccagttgtTTGCAGTAATTCCTGAACAACCAAGCTAATAAATCTTCTTTTGCCCTTTACAGATATGCTAGTGTTGGCACAGATACTAACCATGCCTGTTGGCATCTCTCTGGGGATCTGTACAATGTTAACAGCTGTCTTTTATCTTGGCAGGTCTCAATGGTTGGAAAGGGTGTGAAGCGGAAGCGCCATGCCGATGGGGGTCTGGATTCCTGTCAGAACCTTGCTGACTGTCCGGAGTCCTATAGCCTCAAGCGGCAGCTGGTACTCAACACCTCCCTGAATAAGATGCAGAATGGGCGGGCACTGCCGGAGCTCAGCCTTCGGCGCACTGTCCTGATTGCTAACACCCTGCGGCAGATCCAAGAAGAGATCCGGCTGGAAAGCAGCCAGCTGGCATCTGCCATGGCCTTGGATTCTGGGTGTTCGGAATTAGGCAGCCAACGGGATGTCCCACCTTCGCGGCTGACAACTGAGAGCCACCCCGCTGGATTCGGCGATGGCCTTGAGGACTTTACATCTGCTGCTTCTGATGAggaccactccctctcctctgcTATCAACTCCATCCTCCGGGATCTTGACATCATTGTTGATGAAAGCCCTTCACCTTCAATCCCACAGGACAATCTGGGCCTGCCAGAAGCAATGGACACAGCAGCAGAAGACTGGAACAAAGAGGAAATCCAGTCCACAGAGCCCTGTAGACCTTTGGAGTCAGTTTTTGGCAGCTTTGAAATCATGAGCTCTAGTTACCTTGTAGGTGTGACCTTGGATGACCTTTTTCTTGACATTGACACCTCTGTGTGTGACTGCGATGTGGCTACAGTGGGGCCGGCTCCCAGTGGCCGTGCAGTGCCCCCTGGTGTGGCTGATGACCTGGCTAAGACTTTCACCTCATGCAATTCCTCTTCTTCATTGGGAGCCAGTCCAACTTTAAGAACTGACCTGAATGACCTGGATCACATCATGGAGATCCTGGTCAGCTCCTGAGGAGCTACCTCACTGTGACAGGCTACTGACTGACTTCTGCAAGCCAAAGACACACCCCCTCACTTTCGAAGGGCAGCAATGCTGGCGCAGTCCTGTTGCTCACTTTCTACTCAGGGCTCCATATCAACATGGAGCAGTGTTTCAGATCAATGTATATGATTCGGGGAGTTAGGGGctgtaaataaatgtaattttttaTCTATTGGTTTTGGCCCTACCAACATCATCGAACAAATGCCTCCGGGCAGCTGCACAGGGCCTTATGAGAACAGATCAAAGTTACTCCTTATTGTATCCTAAAAATAAggttgaacatttttttaaaaaattaatcatAGTGCTCTAAGTGTGTgtgtattgtgtgacttctgctttttttccaaaatctggaTTTGaagattttttgtttttaaattgagatTATACAAAGGAAGAGTTGTCTTTTTGAGCCTCCCTCCATTTTGAATGCAAAGTCATGCATGTCATGTTAATTGCAAGGGAACTGGAATGAAGCTGCTGCTGGAATAAAGCCATTGACTCATATTCTGACTCTACAATGCAGTTACAAGGGAGGTTCACCAGGCAGGTCCTAACCTTATCCAAAGTGGTTGTGGTTTTAGACCTGTGGCTTTATCGATATTTTTAATAAGCCTGTTCAGACCCTATGAtgcacttctggagcaggtgatcTGAACCTGGGCATTCTAGCCTAGAGGTAAGAACACTTCCACTGCATCACAGGAGTCTCCAGACCAACAGCTTCACACTGTTGCCTGCcagatgaatgtggatttcaggTAGTGTTTAATTGCTGCAGTTTTCAACTGAGCAAAGAGGGCTAGGCTCTAGATGTCTTGCTGTTGTTCCAAAATATGACACTTATTGTCCAGCTTTTGAGACCAGATTTTTTATTTTACACCCCTTCTCCCCACCCATGCTCCAAACTTGCACTGTGGATTTTGATCTGTTAAAGAGCTTGGAAAGTTAACTGTGTTGAATCTCAGCCCCAGTCATCCTGCTGCTGTGGTCCAGAGCAGTCCTATGCCTTAATTCTGTTCCTTACATTGGGAATCTGGTGGCTGCCAACCTTTCACCTGCAAGCCTCCTTATCTCCTAAGGATTCTGATCTGAATGGAGTTGTTTACATTGTCAGCTGCGTATCTTGCCTTTTCTGAACTTGAACTTGCCATCCGCTACTGATGTGGAGGATAATGGCTGAAGGTAGACAGTTTGGAGTTCCTTAGTGTGTGACAGGAATGAAAATGCCCTTGTCTTCTAAAACGTTTTAACAGTGAACTAGCCAGCCCAATGGATATGGTGTAGAGGTGCTACAGTGATTCTGTACTGATATTTACTTGCTATTTGTGTTTTTGACTGCTTCAGCATGTTGTTAATCTTTATCTGCAGTATATAAAGCTGTCAGATACGAATTTCACAGGGTGGAACAACTTAAATTGCTTTGGATTTGACATAGTTTTCGAAGCACCATTCAGTATTgtttagtaatttttaaaatgtcttgatTTTCTGATACAGGTAGATATTCAGAGCATGGACACAGCTGTTGAAGGTTGAGGTCCCCTTTTAGTTTTATAAGCGAAGATAGGTTAAATAGCCATATTAATTGATTGGTATTTAATGACCGCACTGTAGGCACAGTTAAATATTCTTAAATCTCTGTTTCATGAAAGCACATTGCGTGGAACAGAGTTTTATAGTATTGAGTTAACTTTTTGTACTGTGTATATGCCACTTAATTTGTACTGTGTTTATTTTTCATGGGGGATGGTTCAGATGAAATAGGTATGGACtggggtggaggggaggaggtAGGGCACACAAAGTTCCAAGCCAGTCCTAGCATTATCCATTTCAcaaggcaaagtttttttttaaatgagagtaTCATTTAGCCAATGCTCCCAGTTCATGTacttttcttccctaaaggggaaatttgaaatttaatgGGAGCGTCCAATAAGGGTGATTTTATAACTTCGGTAACATGAATTTTGTGTGGCAGTGATCACAAATCATGATGCAACCAAGGTGCTTTTTAACACTAAGTGTGGAAAGAAGCCTCCAACATAAGAAATGATCATTAGTAAGTTTGGTCCGTAATCATGCAGGTTGCTGAACTGATGCATGCACTTGAGATTCTGGTTGGTGGCTTTACTATGTTGTTAGGGTTCGTCGAGTTATTCCTACAGGCTGCAATGTTTACCCCACCCTCTCCCAAATTTTAACTTTAGACAATTTATATTCCGTACTCTAGGGCAGTACAGTTTGATCATTTTTCAGAGGATGAAGCAGTGGAGAAACCAGTTGcatgcttttgatttttttttttgcttattttgtCACTTTATATAGTATTGATTTTGCACCCAGTATCTTAGGATACTGAGCAGATAATGTgacttattaattttttttcttccttctaccagttttctctctcactctctgtttctGCATTATGAATTCTTGTGTATGATGTCCTATGGCTTGAATCTTCAGTCCTATTTAAGCCATGCTTTGATTGTATAACTTTGTATTCCACCTTccagagaatttttaaaaatcctccaCACATCATGCACCCTCCCATGGATGACTGCTTTTGTATCATTTTATACAAATTAATTTTATAGTGGTGGTTTTGAACTTTTAACCCGAAGTATGGTTTCTGCCATTCTGTTAGCTGCAGCACCTGATGTTTAGTTTCCTATTTAATTGCCCACTGGTGAATACCACTCTCATTTCATTGTTCAAACTTTGAGAGCTTTTGACACCTTAAGTATAAGTACTGGGTCTTGGGGAATAGTGGTGTCACCACCTCTAGGCCAGAAAGTTTGGGTTCAATTTCTGTCTCTCCTGGAAATGTCAGAACATGCCTGAACACATTAATTAAAACTCTATTTTTTTGAGACTTAAAAATGTGGTGCCCTGTTTAGCCTCCTTGCTGGATTGAGAACTGCTTCCCAAGTTGGAAGGACTGCACACTTAATGCCTGTCCCTAGTGTTTGCTTTATTCTATGCAAGTTTAACCTCACTGAAATgattgctttaattttttttatgtagTTATGGATAAAGGTTTATGCTTTCACCTTCCCCTAGGCCACGCTTCAGTTTggatatttaagaaataaaacggttgcaaatattttaaaagttttcacATTTGTTAATGGTGCAGTGAAGTGTTCTGTGGGGTTGTCCAGTAGAACTGTTAAGGTAGGGTACACCttgtacacattttaaaaaatcttgtagTGGGAATTAAATTACTGATTATGGGAGTGTAGAATTGGAGAAGGTGAGCAGGAGTCTGCTGTTAATGGATGCTTTTGGGAATATGATTAATTGTTGGTTTAACAATTGGGGATTGGCAGTGCTGAGAATAACGTTGCAGGCTAGCAAGTGTGGAAGAATGCTCCCTGTTTTGTGCATCTGGTCCAGGTTGCTTACACTGACCTAGCTTGTCCTGTGCCAAGGTGGCTGTAGATCATATTGTTTCTGGAATGCGCCTTCCGATTGTGCATTTATGATTAATGGCCCAGGAACTGGAGAGGGTGGGTATGTTGTAATAATCTTGTATTCAGTTGCGATACGTCTGCAACATTTACCCCTGGAGGCCAACAGCCAAGCTTGTGGAAACACTCAACAAATCAATCAAAAAAGAGATGGTCAGGCCACTGTTTCTGTAGGACTGCTGGCTGATCAATCTCTTTCCCATTCTGTCCAATGCGTGTGTTCATATTCCTTTTTTGCCCTGGGTGGTAAAAGCTAACTCGACTATCCAGAATCTGAACTTCAAATTGAGAAGTTAACAGTTATCTTTAATTGCAAAACAAGGGTCACAAACTGTAGAACACTTCAAGCTAACTTACTATGGAATGATAGTTTTGATTATGTCAGTTCAATACTGGAGAAAGCAGGGGGTTTGAAAAAGactttgtttgtgtgtatgtattaAAAAGACTATCTTGTTAAGGGAAAATTATGTGAATTTTATTTAATGATAATAGTTATATATTTATGGAAATGTTTAATGCTGGAAGATTTGATTTAATGCAGTAAGTCCTTTAGAGTGAAATTACACATCTACCTGTAAACAGTTCCACACGAACCCAGCACAACTGTTCAACACAGACTTCTGGGGAATAGCAGTGAACTCGAGAGGTTTTAATTTGGTTGC is from Chiloscyllium plagiosum isolate BGI_BamShark_2017 chromosome 41, ASM401019v2, whole genome shotgun sequence and encodes:
- the LOC122542855 gene encoding SERTA domain-containing protein 2-like, encoding MVGKGVKRKRHADGGLDSCQNLADCPESYSLKRQLVLNTSLNKMQNGRALPELSLRRTVLIANTLRQIQEEIRLESSQLASAMALDSGCSELGSQRDVPPSRLTTESHPAGFGDGLEDFTSAASDEDHSLSSAINSILRDLDIIVDESPSPSIPQDNLGLPEAMDTAAEDWNKEEIQSTEPCRPLESVFGSFEIMSSSYLVGVTLDDLFLDIDTSVCDCDVATVGPAPSGRAVPPGVADDLAKTFTSCNSSSSLGASPTLRTDLNDLDHIMEILVSS